Below is a window of Nocardia asteroides DNA.
CTCGCGTCTGCCTACCTGTTCGGTTGCTTCCTTTCCTCGCCCCCTTCTCGCCTTCCTATTGCTTATCATCTCTCCATTCTTTCCAGTCTTTTCCGGCCGAGGCGTGGCCTGGCTGGCGAGCGCATGTCCGCGCCGCGTTTCCGTATTGCCTAGCCGGACTCGCCATTGTCCGGAAAAATTCCGGAAAATTGAGCGCTTTTCGGGGTTGTGAGGCTGTTCGAGGTCGAGCTAGCGTCGACCCCGTTCCCGGAATTCGCCGGGAAATTCGCAGAAATCCGAATGGCGGCCACGCCGCACGTATGCCGGAAACCGGCGCGAATTCGGAACGGAAATTGCAGGAGTCACGATGCCCGCCACCACCGCCCCCGCCGCCCCGACCACTACCACCCCGGCCCCGGCCGCCGGTCGCCTGCCCAACGGCGAACTTCGCCGTATGGTGGCCGCCGCGCTGGCCGCCGACCCCGTTCGCGAACAGTCGCCCCGGGAAATCGCCACCGGGCTCGGCCGGTCCTCCGGTGCGGTCGGCAACGCGCTCGAGGCGTTGACCGCCGCCGGGCACGCTGAACGCACCTCGGCCGCGCCCCGCCGCTACCGCGCCACCTCCACCACGGCCACCGCCGCCGCCCCGGCCGCCGCCCCGGCCCCGGCCGTGCCTGCCACCCCGGCGGCCCCGGCCCCCAGCAAGCCGAAACCGGCCCGCCGCCGCACCAAGAAAACCGCCACCCCGGCCCCGGCCCCGGCCGCGCCCGCCGCCCCGGCGGCCCCGGCCCGCACGGGTAACACGGTGGCCCGGCCGAACGGGCAGGACTACCACCTGCGCAAGCTCGCCGGGCGCGCGGATGTGGATGTGTTGCAGACGATGCGCGCAGCCGAGGTTCCGGTGCTGCTGTACGGCCCGCCCGGCACCGGGAAGACCTCGCTCATCGAGGCCGCCTACGGGGACCTGCTGACGGTGCAGGGCGACGGGGACACCACGGTCGCCGATTTCGTAGGCGAGTACACCCAAACCCCGGACGGCCGTTTCGTTTTCATGGACGGCCCCCTCGTCCGCGCGATGAAAGAGGGCCGGGTGCTGTTCATCGATGACGCGACCCTCATCTCCCCGACCGTGCTCGCGGCGGTGTATCCCGCGATGGACGGCCGTAAAGAGCTGGTAGTCAAAGCCACCGGCGAGGTGGTCAAAGCCGAGCCCGGTTTCTTTGTGGTAGCCGGGCACAACCCCGGCGTGCACGGGGCCATCCTGTCCGACGCGCTGAGTTCGCGGTTCGCGTTCCAGGTGCAGGTGGTCAGCGACCTCGACCTCGCCACCCAGCTCGGCGTGGAACGGCGCGCGGTGAAAGTGGCCCGCGAGCTGGCCGCACGGCAGGCCAAGGGCGAGGTCGGGTGGGCCCCGCAACTGCGCGAGCTGCTGGCGTTCCGCAAGATCGCCGCCGCCACCGACCCCGACACCGCCATGGCCAACCTCCTCGGGGCCGCCCCGGAAGAGGACCGCGAGGTGGTGGCCGCCGTGATGCGGACCGTGTGCGGCACCACCCACACCCCGCTCGCCCTCGGCCCCCGCCTCTGACCACCCGCCACCCGCCCGCACGCACGAAAGGTATTGCCCGCCATGACCGGCCACGTGATCACCGCCGCCGCCCCCGCCCCCGCTAGCCCCGCCGCGCCCGCTACCCCGGGCACCGGCACCGCTTCCGCCCCGGCCGCCGCCGGGGCGGGGGCGGCCCCCGCCGCGCCTGCCACCCCCGCCCCGGCATCGGTACCCGTCACCGGGGGATGGGCCACCCTGTCCGCCGCCATGACCGCCGAGGTTCCGCCGATCGCCGACCGTGACGACTTGACGGTGAGCATCGCCCCCGGTGCCGCGTTCGGGCACCCGGCGGTGTTCGTGCCAGCACTGCGCGCCATCGAACTCGACGGTTCACACCTGAAAATCGACCCGGCCGACGCGCACCCGGCCCGCAACAGTGACCGCAACAACTACCCGGCGGTGTGGGGCGCGCTCGTGCACGAGTGCGCGCACGCCAAACACTCGGTATGGCGGGCCCCGCTGCTGGCGCACCCGGAGGTAGTGAAGGCGGCGAAATTGCTCGAGGAGTCGCGCATCGAGGCCGCCCAGATTCGCCGCCGCCCCGATGACCGTCATTGGTTGCGCGCCAGCGCCACCGAGATCGTGATCGGCGACAACGGCGGCGCGACCGCCGCCGCCCACCTCCCGCGCACCACCTACGCCGCCGCCCACAACGCCGCCCTCGTGCTGG
It encodes the following:
- a CDS encoding AAA family ATPase, with the translated sequence MPATTAPAAPTTTTPAPAAGRLPNGELRRMVAAALAADPVREQSPREIATGLGRSSGAVGNALEALTAAGHAERTSAAPRRYRATSTTATAAAPAAAPAPAVPATPAAPAPSKPKPARRRTKKTATPAPAPAAPAAPAAPARTGNTVARPNGQDYHLRKLAGRADVDVLQTMRAAEVPVLLYGPPGTGKTSLIEAAYGDLLTVQGDGDTTVADFVGEYTQTPDGRFVFMDGPLVRAMKEGRVLFIDDATLISPTVLAAVYPAMDGRKELVVKATGEVVKAEPGFFVVAGHNPGVHGAILSDALSSRFAFQVQVVSDLDLATQLGVERRAVKVARELAARQAKGEVGWAPQLRELLAFRKIAAATDPDTAMANLLGAAPEEDREVVAAVMRTVCGTTHTPLALGPRL